A part of Micromonospora chersina genomic DNA contains:
- a CDS encoding cation diffusion facilitator family transporter has translation MSANGGTKAIVAALAANIGIAVTKFVAFLLTGSSSMLAESIHSVADSGNQGLLLLGGRRAKREATPEHPFGYGRERYIYAFIVAIVLFSVGGLFALYEAYHKAQHPEPITSWQWVPVAVLVIAIGMESFSFRTAIQESNHIRGNQSWVRFIRRAKAPELPVVLLEDFGALIGLVFALFGVGMTLITGNGMWDAAGTAMIGVLLVIIAITLAIETKSLLLGEGAERHDLAKIAQAVTEGPEVERIIHMKTLYLGPEELMVAAKIGVPACETAEEVARGINAVEARIRAAVPIARVIYLEPDIYSAAADRAGTGQAAHTAVPQPEAAAGGDEVAGRPGS, from the coding sequence GTGAGCGCCAACGGTGGGACGAAGGCGATCGTCGCCGCGCTGGCGGCCAACATCGGCATCGCCGTCACCAAGTTCGTCGCGTTCCTGCTGACCGGCTCCTCGTCGATGCTGGCCGAGTCGATCCACTCGGTCGCCGACTCCGGCAACCAGGGCCTGCTGCTGCTGGGCGGCCGGCGGGCCAAGCGGGAGGCCACCCCGGAGCATCCGTTCGGCTACGGCCGGGAGCGCTACATCTACGCGTTCATCGTGGCGATCGTGCTGTTCAGCGTCGGTGGCCTCTTCGCGCTGTACGAGGCGTACCACAAGGCGCAGCACCCGGAGCCGATCACGAGCTGGCAGTGGGTCCCGGTGGCCGTCCTGGTGATCGCCATCGGCATGGAGAGCTTCTCGTTCCGGACCGCCATCCAGGAGTCCAACCACATCCGGGGCAACCAGTCCTGGGTGCGGTTCATCCGCCGGGCCAAGGCGCCGGAGCTGCCGGTGGTGCTGCTGGAGGACTTCGGCGCGCTGATCGGTCTGGTCTTCGCGCTGTTCGGCGTGGGCATGACGCTGATCACCGGGAACGGCATGTGGGACGCGGCCGGCACCGCGATGATCGGCGTGCTGCTGGTGATCATCGCGATCACGCTGGCCATCGAGACGAAGAGCCTGCTGCTCGGTGAGGGCGCGGAGCGCCACGATCTGGCGAAGATCGCGCAAGCGGTCACCGAGGGGCCCGAGGTCGAGCGCATCATCCACATGAAGACGCTCTACCTGGGCCCGGAGGAGCTGATGGTGGCCGCGAAGATCGGGGTGCCGGCCTGCGAGACGGCCGAGGAGGTGGCGCGGGGCATCAACGCCGTGGAGGCGCGGATCCGCGCCGCGGTGCCCATCGCCCGGGTCATCTACCTGGAGCCCGACATCTACAGCGCGGCGGCGGACCGGGCGGGCACCGGGCAGGCGGCCCACACGGCCGTCCCGCAGCCGGAGGCCGCCGCCGGCGGCGACGAGGTGGCCGGACGGCCCGGGAGCTGA
- a CDS encoding SIS domain-containing protein, with the protein MMEGTAGVSGHRHADESLLDDPDRLREQDPGGMLRFTASAGAQVRESAALAAEANLTVLADEGRPRAVVIAGIGTAGRTGDVLATVAGPRCPVPVIPHRSAGVPGWVGAADVVIAVSASGRSPEALGAAEAAHRRGARLVAVGAPDSQLQSVAERARAPFIPVPRRAPARASLWALTVPVLLAARTLGLVKVNEADLAETAARLDADADRCRPTAESFVNPAKSLALGLSGSIPIVWGSSPLATVAARRFGDTLSANARYPVVTGALGEAGRGRVGLLDGVFGGLVEGERDIFADPDETDGDATRLRLVLLRDGGLNAEDDTDEPLAVEERRADAVQTLAERRGVRCDVVTAEGGSALERLASLMAVPDFASVYLALAHGLDPMAVPAITEMKELANQ; encoded by the coding sequence ATGATGGAGGGTACGGCCGGGGTCAGCGGCCACCGGCACGCCGACGAGTCACTGCTTGACGATCCGGACCGGCTGCGCGAGCAGGACCCGGGCGGCATGCTGCGGTTCACCGCCTCCGCGGGCGCGCAGGTCCGGGAATCGGCGGCGCTGGCCGCCGAGGCCAACCTGACCGTGCTCGCCGACGAGGGCCGCCCGCGCGCGGTGGTCATCGCCGGCATCGGCACCGCCGGGCGGACCGGTGACGTGCTGGCCACGGTCGCCGGGCCGCGCTGCCCGGTGCCGGTCATCCCGCACCGAAGCGCCGGCGTGCCCGGCTGGGTGGGCGCGGCGGACGTGGTCATCGCGGTGAGCGCCTCCGGTCGCAGCCCCGAGGCGCTGGGCGCCGCCGAGGCCGCGCACCGGCGGGGCGCCCGCCTGGTCGCCGTCGGCGCGCCGGACTCGCAGCTCCAGTCGGTGGCCGAGCGGGCCCGGGCGCCGTTCATCCCGGTACCCCGGCGCGCCCCGGCCCGGGCCAGCCTCTGGGCGCTCACCGTGCCGGTTCTGCTCGCCGCCCGTACGCTCGGGCTCGTGAAGGTCAACGAGGCGGACCTGGCCGAGACCGCGGCCCGGCTGGACGCCGACGCCGACCGGTGCCGGCCCACCGCCGAGTCCTTCGTCAACCCGGCGAAGTCGCTGGCCCTGGGCCTGTCCGGGTCGATCCCGATCGTCTGGGGCTCGTCGCCGCTCGCGACGGTGGCGGCGCGCCGGTTCGGTGACACGCTGTCCGCGAACGCCCGCTACCCGGTGGTCACCGGGGCGCTGGGCGAGGCGGGCCGGGGCCGGGTCGGTCTGCTCGACGGCGTCTTCGGCGGCCTGGTCGAGGGGGAGCGCGACATCTTCGCCGACCCCGACGAGACCGACGGCGACGCCACCCGGCTGCGGCTGGTGCTGCTGCGCGACGGCGGCCTCAACGCCGAGGACGACACCGACGAGCCGCTGGCGGTGGAGGAGCGCCGCGCGGACGCGGTGCAGACCCTCGCCGAGCGGCGCGGGGTGCGCTGCGACGTGGTCACCGCCGAGGGCGGGTCCGCGCTGGAGCGGCTCGCGTCGCTGATGGCCGTCCCGGACTTCGCCTCGGTCTACCTCGCCCTGGCACACGGACTGGACCCGATGGCCGTACCGGCCATCACCGAGATGAAGGAGCTGGCGAACCAGTGA
- a CDS encoding Trm112 family protein: MALDPQLLEILACPDTHHAPLDYDAQAQTLTCTECGRIFEVRDDVPVLLLDEARGGPAADDARGGSGSSR; the protein is encoded by the coding sequence GTGGCCCTGGACCCGCAGTTGCTCGAGATTCTCGCCTGCCCGGACACGCACCACGCACCGCTCGACTACGACGCGCAGGCGCAGACCCTTACCTGCACCGAGTGCGGTCGGATCTTCGAGGTCCGGGACGACGTCCCGGTGCTGCTGCTCGACGAGGCGCGTGGCGGCCCCGCCGCCGACGACGCGCGCGGCGGCTCCGGGTCGTCGCGATGA
- the nfi gene encoding deoxyribonuclease V (cleaves DNA at apurinic or apyrimidinic sites) — MTDRGVPYRPPADVAEALRIQEELRPRVDLVGPGPTAPATVAGLDVAYAESGDRLAAAVTVLDAATLAVVDEAVVVSRPAFDYVPGLFAFRELPALLAALDRLTVRPDLLICDGHGLAHPRRFGLACHLGLVTGLPAVGVGKTPLVGVWDEPAPQRGAWTPPRDGGEVVGRVLRTRDGVKPVFVSVGHRMSLDNAVDRVLALTPRYRLPETTRTADHLCRRALAEAGGRAATPAGDGDPAASA; from the coding sequence ATGACGGACAGGGGAGTGCCCTACCGGCCACCGGCGGACGTCGCGGAGGCGTTGCGCATACAGGAGGAGTTGCGTCCTCGGGTCGACCTTGTCGGGCCGGGGCCGACGGCGCCTGCGACAGTGGCCGGGCTGGATGTCGCCTACGCGGAGAGCGGTGACCGACTGGCAGCGGCCGTCACGGTGCTGGACGCGGCGACCCTCGCCGTGGTGGACGAGGCGGTGGTCGTGAGCCGACCGGCGTTCGACTACGTGCCGGGGCTGTTCGCCTTCCGTGAGCTGCCGGCGCTGTTGGCGGCGCTGGATCGGTTGACCGTCCGGCCCGACCTGCTGATCTGCGACGGGCACGGGCTGGCGCATCCGCGCCGGTTCGGGCTGGCCTGCCACCTCGGGCTGGTGACGGGGCTGCCGGCGGTCGGGGTGGGGAAGACGCCGCTGGTCGGGGTCTGGGACGAGCCGGCGCCGCAGCGGGGCGCCTGGACGCCGCCGCGCGACGGCGGTGAGGTGGTGGGTCGTGTGCTGCGGACGCGGGACGGGGTGAAGCCGGTCTTCGTCAGCGTCGGGCACCGGATGAGCCTGGACAACGCGGTGGACCGGGTGCTGGCGTTGACGCCCCGCTACCGGCTTCCGGAGACCACCAGGACAGCCGACCACCTGTGTCGCCGTGCCCTCGCCGAGGCTGGCGGTCGAGCCGCGACACCGGCCGGCGACGGCGACCCGGCCGCGAGCGCCTGA
- a CDS encoding toxin glutamine deamidase domain-containing protein, with translation MLPSPIPHPLDYCPWDVPGWIYEALDWVVGVEWPEGDERAVWDLADKWYGVADVLASPRDDATTAAGEVRSGYGGVGLVAQAFDVAWGKVAEGEDAPLHVLVAATGELGRLVDSCGCDIEGAKLEAWIELGILVVELLSLAVATVLTMGAASPAAGAAITASRIAVQQIFKRLVAQLARKAVKEGLKEAGERAAKEVVKSGARGLARRAVLAGLVEAGQEAGTSLATQAYQNSTGRRDGLDLTDVGMSGLGGFAGGAAAPLAGLGRHAHGRFAEIGERFGREMAGETLAESAAGLATGQDLSLEDLARAAASGASGSATGQADNALHHRLDEKLAGLPTQSLDLGLPPSVIPSQRAPEPAPPLGDSGPGPVPQPATADSASAPDPLSPLAGDRPAPANVPSLNVGQDAEGVGASPPHRMDADVATNPPSAEVTTSSVLATASPTLSSVAVEAPVAGTPVPDTAELKPGPVKATMLPDIATSSQTAPVQAAATPTVGTPTTVAPQPQGPVSMPPDRSTIGAVSPPGPLTASPAHSHVAPSVGPATGAPVNGSNAQPAPNPRFPLLEALAPQRPASDPSATLAGPFDPMRPRGMTSQERAARLAADREGLDRRRYQRYLQHQRKLYEENRRQGQVKELRDVAEQHYEAARWLLQRAHELREAGREDLADQHVREGRLRERLHYRAVDAAEAVRAGELLPSEVMVEDDLDFYRINDDVADLAPGAVETPDHSALTGHGHPPPIDRSRRYGVRGGLRPPLALHQTDLERQMPRNPDGSVVRTADPREGGWFQLANDGGPAADATRGINCLDCTLSLFETWMHGRPRVSAPRTFDGYLQGDVRQPVGGEADGPRRVEEITGGRFQNLCPTALSGVPDPETRDMIEDGYRDLQAQLLAGGHGSYAFLITAIEGGGSHAWVALNQNGTVLYLDPQTGRIGRHPLYSHNGIRGPHNVVGIDALVLGPDGHPMPLADRPPGDYNVLPDPVERPAPPRTLEPPPPPHDGNAPDFNHVHLLGESTTFQRSDGTPFPGRVPDAESEAVQLRNAHRDAHADRIAAGLYVRDALAASGSLDEVFAAGVTPVELAQHLDGPTLQRLVPELEPAAADDLTRLLADPRVRQMLDQTWEAPPRGEELLAETLVRQLAQRPDLVRMILSTPELANSLIARPVTLHHLASHQKAIDVLGEVLDEIAEQGAAVAAAVRTPPVAPTPLTSEQMEVSAAFAVQGPAAVQPGFDLDRLEDAAYRQQYLDQLYASAVVAQAEIDALGRSLAEALGSKGTYYPRPKPKDRGRAEDKIDGYGGDVSQLTDLAAGRVAYERLDDLYEALASLRGDERLRLVEFEDRFVAPQKGGYRDVQMMVRTSTGHIAEFRLHLAALDEVATWEHSLYEVRRDLGSVAREQGRSLSDMESAIRKGIIHRQREYFWAALESALIGGHE, from the coding sequence AGGGCGACGAACGCGCCGTCTGGGACCTGGCCGACAAGTGGTACGGCGTCGCCGACGTCCTGGCGAGCCCACGGGACGACGCCACCACCGCCGCGGGCGAGGTCCGTAGCGGGTACGGCGGCGTCGGGCTCGTGGCGCAGGCGTTCGACGTGGCCTGGGGCAAGGTCGCCGAGGGCGAGGACGCGCCCCTGCACGTGCTCGTGGCGGCCACCGGCGAGCTGGGCCGGCTGGTCGACTCGTGTGGCTGCGACATCGAGGGCGCCAAGCTGGAAGCCTGGATCGAGCTGGGCATCCTGGTCGTCGAACTGCTCTCGCTCGCGGTGGCCACCGTGCTGACCATGGGCGCCGCCTCGCCGGCGGCCGGCGCCGCGATCACGGCCAGCCGGATCGCCGTGCAGCAGATCTTCAAGCGGCTGGTGGCCCAGCTGGCCCGCAAGGCGGTGAAGGAAGGGCTGAAGGAGGCCGGCGAACGGGCCGCCAAGGAGGTCGTCAAGAGCGGCGCCCGCGGACTCGCCCGCCGGGCCGTACTCGCCGGACTGGTCGAGGCGGGGCAGGAGGCCGGCACCAGCCTGGCGACGCAGGCGTACCAGAACTCCACAGGCCGCCGTGACGGCCTGGACCTGACCGACGTGGGCATGTCGGGGCTCGGTGGCTTCGCCGGTGGTGCGGCCGCGCCGCTGGCCGGTCTCGGGCGGCACGCGCACGGGCGGTTCGCCGAGATCGGTGAGCGTTTCGGGCGGGAGATGGCCGGCGAGACCCTGGCCGAGAGTGCCGCGGGGCTCGCCACCGGACAGGACCTGTCGCTGGAGGATCTGGCCCGGGCCGCGGCCTCGGGCGCCAGCGGCTCCGCCACCGGACAGGCCGACAACGCCCTGCACCACCGCCTCGACGAGAAGCTGGCCGGCCTTCCCACACAGTCGCTGGACCTGGGGCTTCCACCGTCTGTCATCCCCTCCCAGCGAGCGCCGGAGCCGGCCCCGCCGCTCGGGGATTCCGGCCCCGGACCGGTGCCGCAACCTGCGACGGCCGATTCCGCCTCGGCGCCGGACCCTTTGTCACCGCTCGCTGGCGACCGGCCCGCTCCGGCGAATGTCCCGTCTCTGAACGTGGGCCAGGACGCGGAGGGGGTGGGCGCTTCCCCACCTCACCGGATGGATGCGGACGTGGCGACGAACCCTCCGAGCGCCGAGGTGACGACGAGTTCGGTGCTGGCCACCGCGAGCCCCACGCTCTCGTCCGTGGCCGTCGAGGCGCCCGTCGCGGGCACGCCGGTTCCCGACACCGCCGAGCTGAAGCCCGGCCCGGTCAAGGCCACCATGCTGCCCGACATCGCCACATCGAGCCAGACGGCGCCGGTGCAGGCTGCCGCCACGCCGACCGTGGGCACGCCTACCACCGTTGCACCACAGCCGCAGGGGCCGGTGTCCATGCCGCCGGACCGCTCGACGATTGGTGCCGTAAGCCCACCCGGTCCACTGACCGCTTCACCGGCGCATTCACACGTCGCACCATCCGTCGGCCCGGCAACGGGGGCACCGGTCAACGGGTCGAATGCGCAACCCGCCCCGAATCCCCGGTTCCCGCTGCTGGAAGCACTTGCCCCGCAGCGCCCGGCGTCGGATCCATCGGCCACGCTCGCCGGTCCCTTCGATCCGATGCGGCCACGTGGGATGACGTCGCAGGAACGCGCCGCCCGACTCGCGGCCGATCGGGAGGGCCTCGATCGCCGTCGCTATCAGCGCTACCTGCAGCATCAGCGGAAGCTGTACGAGGAGAACAGGCGGCAGGGCCAGGTAAAGGAGCTGCGCGACGTCGCCGAGCAGCACTATGAAGCGGCGCGCTGGCTTCTCCAGCGGGCGCACGAGCTGCGTGAGGCGGGGCGAGAGGACCTCGCCGACCAGCACGTGCGCGAGGGGCGCCTGAGGGAGCGCCTCCACTATCGCGCCGTCGATGCGGCGGAGGCGGTACGCGCGGGGGAACTGCTTCCCAGCGAGGTGATGGTCGAGGACGACCTCGACTTCTACCGGATCAACGACGACGTAGCCGACCTCGCGCCGGGTGCCGTGGAGACGCCCGACCACTCGGCACTCACCGGTCACGGCCACCCACCGCCGATCGACCGCTCCCGCCGGTACGGGGTACGGGGCGGACTCCGGCCACCGCTCGCGCTGCACCAGACCGACCTGGAGCGACAGATGCCGCGTAATCCCGACGGCAGTGTGGTGCGGACCGCCGATCCCCGCGAGGGCGGGTGGTTCCAACTGGCGAACGACGGTGGACCCGCCGCCGACGCCACCCGGGGCATCAACTGCCTGGACTGCACGTTGTCACTCTTCGAGACCTGGATGCACGGCCGGCCGCGGGTCTCCGCGCCGCGGACCTTCGACGGCTATCTGCAAGGGGACGTCCGCCAGCCGGTGGGCGGCGAGGCGGACGGACCCCGCCGGGTCGAGGAGATCACCGGTGGCCGGTTCCAGAACCTGTGCCCTACAGCGTTGTCGGGCGTCCCCGATCCCGAGACGCGCGACATGATCGAGGACGGTTACCGCGACCTCCAGGCGCAGCTGCTGGCCGGTGGCCACGGCAGCTACGCCTTCCTCATCACGGCCATCGAGGGCGGCGGCTCACACGCCTGGGTGGCGCTGAACCAGAACGGCACGGTCCTCTACCTCGACCCCCAGACGGGCCGGATCGGCAGGCATCCGCTCTACTCCCACAACGGAATCCGGGGTCCCCACAACGTGGTGGGCATCGACGCGCTGGTGCTCGGTCCCGACGGTCACCCGATGCCGCTCGCGGACCGGCCGCCGGGCGACTACAACGTCCTACCCGATCCGGTGGAGAGGCCGGCGCCACCCCGAACCCTCGAACCGCCGCCGCCACCCCACGACGGCAATGCCCCGGACTTCAACCACGTCCACCTGCTCGGCGAATCCACCACCTTCCAGCGATCCGACGGCACCCCATTCCCCGGCAGAGTTCCCGACGCGGAGTCGGAGGCGGTCCAGCTACGGAACGCGCATCGCGACGCCCACGCCGACCGGATCGCCGCCGGGCTGTACGTCCGGGACGCGCTGGCCGCGAGCGGAAGCCTGGACGAGGTCTTCGCCGCCGGGGTGACGCCGGTCGAGCTGGCGCAACACCTCGACGGACCGACGCTGCAACGGCTGGTGCCGGAACTGGAGCCGGCCGCGGCCGACGACCTGACGCGGCTGCTCGCCGATCCGCGAGTCAGGCAGATGCTCGACCAGACCTGGGAGGCGCCGCCCCGGGGCGAGGAACTGCTGGCCGAAACACTGGTACGGCAGCTCGCGCAGCGGCCCGACCTGGTTCGCATGATCCTGTCGACCCCGGAACTCGCCAACTCGCTGATCGCCCGCCCAGTCACCCTCCACCACCTGGCCAGCCACCAGAAGGCGATCGACGTGCTGGGCGAGGTCCTGGACGAGATCGCCGAGCAGGGTGCCGCTGTTGCCGCCGCAGTGCGGACGCCGCCTGTCGCACCCACCCCGCTTACGTCGGAGCAGATGGAGGTGAGCGCGGCCTTCGCCGTCCAGGGCCCGGCTGCAGTGCAACCGGGCTTCGACCTTGACCGCCTTGAGGACGCTGCCTACAGGCAGCAGTACTTGGATCAGTTGTATGCGTCCGCAGTTGTTGCGCAGGCCGAAATTGATGCGCTCGGACGAAGCTTAGCTGAGGCTTTGGGCAGTAAAGGCACGTATTACCCGAGGCCGAAACCCAAGGACCGTGGGCGAGCTGAAGACAAAATCGATGGCTATGGCGGTGACGTGTCGCAACTGACAGACCTGGCGGCTGGCCGCGTCGCCTATGAGCGCCTGGATGACTTGTATGAAGCGCTGGCGTCGCTACGTGGTGACGAACGACTGCGGCTCGTAGAGTTCGAGGACCGCTTTGTTGCCCCACAAAAGGGCGGATACCGGGACGTGCAGATGATGGTTCGTACGTCCACTGGCCACATCGCCGAGTTCCGGTTGCACTTGGCTGCTCTAGATGAAGTGGCGACTTGGGAGCATTCGCTCTATGAGGTGCGGCGGGACCTCGGATCGGTGGCCAGAGAGCAAGGACGTAGCCTCTCGGACATGGAGTCGGCGATCCGCAAGGGCATCATCCATCGTCAGCGTGAGTACTTCTGGGCGGCCCTCGAGTCGGCACTCATCGGAGGACACGAGTGA